The Triticum aestivum cultivar Chinese Spring chromosome 6D, IWGSC CS RefSeq v2.1, whole genome shotgun sequence genomic sequence AAGCATAAGAATCTGGTTAAGCTCACCATCTATGGCTTCCAACCTGATGACATCTTTGTGGGATTCATCAGTTGTGTCATAGAACATGCGGTCAATATGGCGGAGATATGTCTGCACGACACGAAGGTATGTCTGTGCTGTGGTGACGTGGATCCAAAGGTGAAGTGCGCATCCAGATATCCACGGAACGTTGATGAGCGCAAGAAGATCATTGAAGAATTGGGGATTTCTTTGCCTGCTATGGTTCACTTCCCGTCGTAATAATTGAAAAGAAATGAGATGTATGACCTAGTAGTAGTTTGTAAGTTCTGTGTTCTATGGTCTGTTGTTGGAAGGAGTTCAGGAAATCCATAATTCAGTAGTTATTGTGCTTGTACACTTGCTTTCCCTTAAATTGAAGCTATGTGAACTGTTGCCTAATGGAGAAAAtaggagtaaattgcaaaaaaccaccactaTTGGGGACACTAATTCACAAAACCGCCAccatttgttttttttcgaaaaaccacCAACATTGGGGTGACAGTTTTCAAAAAACGCTGATGCGGTGATTTACCGTGTTTGAGTAGATTTCTGACCGGTGGGGCCCTTTGTCAGGCGCCACGTGGCCTGGGCGAGACGACGCTCGTGTCATGTCGTTAGAAGGCGTCGGTCAAAACCTAAGCAGGTTGTCAAACCGAACCCATTCGTTCCCCTTTCTCTTGTGTAGTTCTCTGCCGCCGACGCCCACACCGCACCGCCGACCGCCGCAGTCATGGTCTCCTGGAAGGACGGCGAAACTAGCAGCGAGGAGTTTGTTTCCCCCTTCTTGAATTCGCACGCCGAAGAATCCTACGTGAGTTTCTCTTCTGTGTCAATTAGGGTTAGGTTTCTTCAATCTGAACTCAATTTTAGGTTTGTTTTGACCGATTTGATGTGGGATTTGAGGCTGTACTGTATCTGTACCCTTGTAGGTTCCACATACCATCGTTGACCCAGAGTGGTGTGGTATAGTTGCCGGAGGACCGATGTGCAGTCACAACATGCCGGTGCAGAGGGGTGTTGTATTCCAAGGCGTGAGCACTGGCCGTAGGTTTTACGGATGCGCTAATGAGGTTTGTGCAGATCCTCTGTATGTTCAGCAATTTTACTTCTTGCTAGTAATTTTTTTTACTTCTTACTAGTAATTTAGGTGTATGTTGGTATGAATCTTATGTGTATCTAGGTTAACTGATGGAATCAGTTTGGCACATTTGGTGTTGTTTGGTAAGTAAGACCAGAGGGGATTGATTGTTCCAAAGCTTCCAGATAGGATTGCTTGTTCCAAAAAAACATTATGAGTGCAGTTTTAGTCAATTTGCACTTAGTACCGAAAATGCTATCGTGAGATCGCATTCGTAGAAGGCGTGACAAAAAAAACGATGGTCCGAAAATGCTGCTttcgaaagcattttggagcattgGTTTTTTTTCTGCCACGCCTTCCACAGATGTGATCTCATGATGAAATTTTGCAAACACTTGAAAATTTGGCAAAGTTTACcataaaaaaatctgattttttatcaattatttttgattttactgttcatttgAGCTCGAGCTCAGAAGGATACTTTTGCAACATTACGGGGCTCCTTAAATGGGAAAAAATGCATCCATCTGATAAGGTGGGTGCGGGTATGGGTTCCCATACCCGTGAACGGCAAACCCGTATACTACTACATTCTGTCAAGTAGGTCCTATGTGTCATTGACTAGATTGAGAAAAAACCTGAGGATGTGTTTGGTTGCTTGGTAAAAAGTTGGTGGGCTTGCATGGAAGTTGGTAGAAGTAGATAGAAGGGAATTTTTTACTTTTCAGCTGTTTGGTAGTAAACGTGGCTCCAAGTTCTGGCTAGCACGATGTTCTAAGCACCTCAAAACCTGGCTCAAGAGGAACACCCAAATCAATCGATTATCCTCAAGTAAGCACGTGTGCAACACGAGGCGGAAAAGATTTCCTGACACTTGCATAGCTCTCTCACACTACATGCACCATGCCGCAACAACTAAATATAACTCTACCAACCCCCGAAATTGCATAGGAGCACCTGCGGGCGCAGCCCCCTAATATCTCATCATTGAATATGCATAGGGATCCGCACCACTATAGGTATTCATCATTTTAGTTGCATGTATGTTTTGATTTAGATATGCATAGCGTTGTATTCTTTGCATGCACTGGTCCGCTGAACAGCACGCTCCTGCTCTAGCCGCCAACATCCAACGACTAAAGCTGCATTTACTCAAGCAATGGCCACATCATCAGTTAATGCCTTTCCCATTGACTTCATCTTTCCCGTTTCATCTTCCTTGAACTCCTTCGTCTCAAATTTAAAAACCATTTCACGAAATCACACTTTTCTACTAAGCTTAATTTTTATGATATTAATTCATGAAAAATTATCTAATTAGATTTGAGTGATTTTCTaagttatttcatatttttctgttaATTGAGAAATTGAGTACGTTATGAGAATAATTCCAGAAACCTTTTCTATAATAATCTCAGGTATTAGCCTGCTCTAAGAAAGCTGAGGATTTAATGTACGTGCTCTAACTCTGGTCCCACCATGCATCTATCACATGTACGTGCTCTAACTGCCAACCTCCGGTCGTACACTCCATTTACTACTTACGCGGTAAAATTTCTTGCTCAGCACACTAAACTCCGGCCACAATCATTCATTAGCAGTTTACATTCTTCTGTCACTAATGAAATAACACTGCATGCCCTATACGCCCAATAAGATGTCAGAGTCATCTAAAAGAAGAACAATACTTGGGTCAATATGCCTTAATAGATAACAGGGTTTAAAACTTACAGCCTTTGGTTTATCTGGTAGACAAACCTACTCAATGGAGCTTAACTCGTGTTTGTGTAAACATCAGCTTCTCACTTAACGGGTTTTTCTTTTAAAAGAAAATTATCTAACATAAATTATTCATCTCCATCCAACAGCAATGTGGTATTAATTGCTACATTTATAGCTGGCACCCGCACTTTTTTACGTGCAAACACATGTGACATTTATTGAGAATATTGACTCTATGTGGAGAGGACATAACTCACAATGTATCAACGAGTATTTGATATGTATCTGTAACTAGCAAATTCATTGTGCCTTTAATGCAGCTATGCCATCGCAGGAACTCAATGACACAGATATCAGGGTGTGGCGTCGCCGAGAGCCATTCGTCCGCTTCCTACCAACCCCCATCTACTTTCATACGAGTTGTTATTTTCCCCTATCGTTTGGTTGTTGCATTGGCTTGACCAGGCCAAGCAGGGACAGGCGCAGTTGATATGCAGACCTCGTGCAAGTGAATGCGAGTAACCAAACACCTTTTAAGCTACAAGGCGCTAACCAATTGCATCCTCCCGAATTCCTAATCCAAAATATCCCACCCCTTGCGCCGTCACACCAACCAAACAGCCCCCATCTTGTGTCTTCATCTTACTGCTAACCCTATGCAGTAGGCGCCGACGGCCACCGGCGTTGTTGCCTGCAACGACGCGATCAGCCGCGTCCATCCTACCCTTTCTCCTCGTCTCCTCGCACCCCCCACCTCTGGGCTCCCATGCGATGCTACGACCAGTGGCAACCGTCGCTCTCCCGCATGTGACCCCCGTCGGGTGGTCGAAGCGCATCCTCCCAGCCACCCTCCATGGAGACCGACCTAGAGGACATATAGGAGGTGCAGCAGTCGATGCAGTCCGACGCCGACGAGCTCGTTCGCGCAGCTTTAGTGTATGGCGCCGACAAGAGTGGTTCTCATAGGACGATGTGGACATCAAAGTGTACGTCTTCGTCCTCCCGCCTCCAGCCACCTTCAAAAGTTTGGTTGGCTGAAAAGTTTAAATTTTGAAGTTTTTAAattaaggcctccatggagctcggccttcaTTTGGCATTTTCGGTGAAGTGGGCTTGTTTGTTTTtcatttatactattttttggtccttggcaacatcaatcaaagcattACACGTCCACGTACTATCTTTGTCTGATAACTGGAGCAATGGAGCTCGTGCTCACAAGTGCATTTTCGCAGGCTCAAAAGATAAATAGGACAGGTAATTTTCAAAGTACATATCATAGTAATGTCATGCAATTTGCTGCAGGGAGATTTCTTGCTGATGGTTCAATAGGCAGTCCTACTAATTAACTTTGGATATTTAAGAATAGCTGCTGTAAATAATTTTGCTGGACCTGAGCTTTCTGTTGTCTCGTGGGAGGCTCCTTAATTCCAAAACACGAAATCTACCAGGTTACCTTTGTTGAAAGGCAACAATGTCACTTTCCCTTACGATCAGTGTAACATTACTATTTTTTTACTTCTCACTtgagcaaaaataaataaaaataaaaatcatcCCCAGAACTGACGAGTAACCATTGAAGTGAGCAGTCAACATGTATGCTAGTATACTACTGAAGTAGTGCAATGAAAAAGTGTTTGAGCAAGAACTATTGGATTGCAAGAATATGTCCAGAGCAAGAACCATAAAGATGAAGTGAGCAGGTCTAACTTGTTCCAACACATCAGGAGCACTCGGTTCTAACCTCTAAATGGAGCCACGTATCTATGAACTTATCCCAAAGGAAGCATTCACCAATATCAGAACACTCTGAAAATTTACTACAGTATTAAATATTTTCTTCATTAGGCGACAGTTCACATAGCTTAAGCAAGAGTACAAGCGCGATAACTACGGAATTACAGAGTTCAGAGGGCTTACAAACTACCACAAAGGTGACATACATCTCTTTTTCTCAACTACGACATGAAGCGAACAAAACCAGGCAAAGACATCCCCAGTTCTTCAATGATCTGCATGCGCTCATCAGCGTTCCGTGGATATCTCGATGGGCACTTCATCTTGGGATCCAAGTCACCACAGCGCAGACATACCTTCCTGTCATGCAGACATATCTCCGCCATATGAACCGCATGTTCCATGACACACCTGATGAATCGCACAAAGATGTCATCAGGTTGGAAACCATAGATGGTGAGCTTAACCAGATTCTTGTGCTTGAAAGCAGGGGCATGTGGCTTCCACTCCACGTCTGCCTTTTCACAGTAGCCATTTCTCTCCCGAAACTCTTTGTCTCTCATCACCATATGGCACCAATGATCCCATACTGTAATGCACAGCTCTTTGAGGGACGGTGCAGCTTCAAGAATAAACATTGTCCAAGCTAAATCACATTCTTCAGGAAGTTTGTCCAGAATCACATGCTGTAGTTTGCTGAGCACAGGCCTAAGCAGCTCCGGGCTTTCTGGTAGAACCCAAATCTGGGAAAGAAAAAATAATTTGCAAACTGAGTGCAGGTTGCATATAAATCACATTGTTAACTTATAAGCTACTATTGTTATTACATATATAACCATCATATATAGAGTGAAAATGGACAGGTATGATTCAAATGACTAATTATTAGTACCTTTTCACTTTCAAAATCCAGATGCAGATCGCTTATGGAAGGAACATTACCGAGGAGCTGACTTAACTCAAGAGTCCTAGTCGATCTGGAGCCAGTTTTAGCAAGCCTCAGCTTTGAAAGCTGTGGCACAAAACCAAAATACAGGGGATCTTTCTCAGAGTAGAACCAACTCTTATAGCTCACCCGTTGGAGTTTCGGTAGACATGTCAGCTCAACTATCTCAAATTTCCCATAGTCGACCTCGAGCTCGGTAAGCTGAGCATGTTCTAGTTGCAGCACAGAATTCATCCCAGAGTCGCAATGGGTTAAACGCAAAGACTCCAAGAGCTTGCAAGTGCTGAGGATGTTGGGTATGTCCAGTTCACCACCAAACCTCATATTGCACAGCCACAGGCGCCTGAGGCCAGCAAATGCATCACGACAAGCACCGAAGAAATCATTGAGCTGCTTTGCATGGTCGAGGAGATCGGCAGGAGAGCACATCAAATGAGTCTTGTCTGTTACGATCTGAAACTCAGCCGCGCCAACCTTCTGTGTTGCCATGGCATGGGCGACAGATTTGCCAATTGTGTAACAGTCAGGTTGCACCAAGAGGAATCTGATTTTGAGTCTGCTGATGGTGATCTCTGGGCTCCTTGTGCTCAAGATGTTATCCGTTACATGAGCCACAACACCGTTGGTTCTGACAAATTCACTGACGTTGAAATGGTGACCTGGAATGGAACTACAACTTAAGAAGAACTGCGAGAGCATGGTGCGGAGCTTCATCATTTGTCTCGAGAGGATGCAGGCCCTTATTGCATCGAGCGTGTCCACCCTCTCCAGAATGTTTAGCAGAAGGTCATTAGGCAGCTTGGTAAGCCTGTCTGTGTCTTCTTCGCTGCTGGCAGCATCTTTGTTGTGAGTTGCTTTCTGTGTTGCATTTACCTGGAACAAATAATCAGCTTTTTTAGGAAGAACCTTTTGTGTGAAGTACAAACATCAATCAGGCACAACAGAAACAACACTTACATTGCGTCTGCGGTGATGTCTTTTCTTCGTCATGGCTGGTCGGATCAACAACTGGTCTTGTTGAACACACAATGTAAGTGGGGTGATGGGGAGGGCTTTCTGACCTTGCTGATGATCTAAAAAAACTGGTCTTCTTGATGATGGGACGTCTGCACTATTTGGATCGACCTAATTTGAATCCCCCCTCCTCCTCTATTTATTTATAGGCTTGCACAAGAAAGCAGACTAATCGCCGGCCAAAATAAGATCAGGGACGCCAACTTATTCGATCAACCAGAGCCCCCTGCTACTCCCCCCGCTCCTCTATTTATTGAGGCCGGCGGACTAATCGACGGCAGGCCCTCCTCCAAAAGGGAGGAGATAttagaggagagggaggaggatccGGATTACAACTTCTCAACGGACAAACTCTTCCGGAAAAAAAATACTCCTTTCAGATTACGCTTGCCGCACAAACATAAATTTATCTCCTCTCTTCCCCGGTTGCACAATTCCTACAAAAGGAaggatagtactccctccgtttttaaatatttgtctttctacatatttcaacaaatgactacatacggagtaaaataagtgaatctacgctctaaaatatgtctacatacatccgtatgtgatagtctgtttgaaatgtctaaaagacaaatatttagaaacggagggagtattagagaGGAGTAGGATCCGGATTAGAACTTCTCAACAGACAGACTCCTCCGGAAGAAAAATTACTCCTTTTGGACTGCGCTTGCCGCACGAACAGAAATTGTACCTCTGCTCTTCCCCGATTGCACAAGGAAATCAACTCTTCTCCCGCCTCCGTCTTCCGCGAGATTATTTCGCCCGAAACGCAGCCAGGCATAATAGCCCAGGTACCGGAGGTGGTGGCAACGAAGGAGAGCGGTGGTGGCCGGCGGCCGGACGGCAGGGGATGCAGTGGCGGGGGGGGTGCGATGAGAGAGGAGGAGAGTCGTGGTGGCAAGGGGAGAACGGCAGGTCTGGGGTGGGGGGCTGTCGCATGGGATGGCGGTGGAGGAGAGTCGTGGTGGCCGGAGCCGGACGGCAGGTGTGGGGTAGGGTTGTCGCAGGAAATGACGGCGGAGGACAATCCTGGTGGCCGGAGCCGGACGGCAGGTGTGGGCCAGGTGCTATcgcagcgggtggtggtggccggcggcggcggagcaggggaGGGGTAGGTGGTTGCCGCAGGGGAGGGACGGCGCCCGCGGCTGGTGGTATGGATCCCCAGATCGCCTAGGGTTAGTCTTAATTAGAGCATCCCGCGTTCGTACGGACGGGCCGGCTGGTCACTGTTCTGTCACGATTTTTTAATTTAGACGGACCCCTCAAATGTCCGGACTGACCGGTACCccatatccagcctaaatatggGGAGGATAGGGGCGCCCGGGCACGTCCGCCACATCAGATCCAGGCCACGCTGGCCCACCCAACCCCACATAAAATCCTCCTCATCCGCTCGCCAGACCAAACCCGTCACTTCACTCCCCTCACCTTCACTTCCCCCCGTCACCCAAGCTCGTCTCCGGCTCCTTCCGGTCATCTCAGGCATGGCGGGCAGTGGATCTGAGTCCTTCACTTCcagatccgtcgaccccgagctcatcccacACGACCCTGAAGAGGAGATGGTCGTTCGACT encodes the following:
- the LOC123146277 gene encoding uncharacterized protein, whose amino-acid sequence is MTKKRHHRRRNVNATQKATHNKDAASSEEDTDRLTKLPNDLLLNILERVDTLDAIRACILSRQMMKLRTMLSQFFLSCSSIPGHHFNVSEFVRTNGVVAHVTDNILSTRSPEITISRLKIRFLLVQPDCYTIGKSVAHAMATQKVGAAEFQIVTDKTHLMCSPADLLDHAKQLNDFFGACRDAFAGLRRLWLCNMRFGGELDIPNILSTCKLLESLRLTHCDSGMNSVLQLEHAQLTELEVDYGKFEIVELTCLPKLQRVSYKSWFYSEKDPLYFGFVPQLSKLRLAKTGSRSTRTLELSQLLGNVPSISDLHLDFESEKIWVLPESPELLRPVLSKLQHVILDKLPEECDLAWTMFILEAAPSLKELCITVWDHWCHMVMRDKEFRERNGYCEKADVEWKPHAPAFKHKNLVKLTIYGFQPDDIFVRFIRCVMEHAVHMAEICLHDRKVCLRCGDLDPKMKCPSRYPRNADERMQIIEELGMSLPGFVRFMS